One part of the Eucalyptus grandis isolate ANBG69807.140 chromosome 10, ASM1654582v1, whole genome shotgun sequence genome encodes these proteins:
- the LOC104421399 gene encoding F-box/WD-40 repeat-containing protein At5g21040, protein MAFECQGGSHVSEILSAFVVDSLGERIDSEVQISDPAENCGVEHLESKVFDLETTVEETGKSEHASELKFKKGNSSLHDRKEVLSHGVVSCFPQSLTDLPPALVSEILNCLDPKELGIVSCVSTLFQRLASEHYAWKEFYRERWGLPGAPALLGSGCSNEKSWKELFVERNFRSRTFMGRYNIEYLYGHTEAVRTVFLLASAKLLFTAGYDSTVRMWDLEEGLSISSSRPLGCTMRAVAADTKLLVAGGTDGFIQCWRAVEGIPHLFDLRGHQSQDSESRLWEHVGAVTSLALDLSKIYSGSWDMTVRIWDRTSLKCLRVLRHSDWIWGLVPHDTTVATSSGSDVYVWDINSGTLMTVIQNAHSGNAYSLARSHTGDFLFTGGEDGAIHMFEISHLIDRDFSHVASWIPHSGPVYALAFEFPWLVSASADGQLALVDVRKLLRTKKSTSAKKILKTGSVDRTKVEPPQRMLHWFSSDLFSVDIGADRIVCGGEEGVVRIWNFSQALEIERRARALRGIRLENRMRRRRLQIEMNSKGGRLQIEMNSKCGRTDQCSVAAKNSVNGDRNSVWHSKRGMSGKLKA, encoded by the coding sequence ATGGCATTTGAATGCCAAGGAGGTAGTCACGTATCTGAGATTCTGTCAGCATTTGTTGTTGATTCTTTGGGAGAGCGCATCGATTCGGAGGTGCAGATAAGTGATCCAGCGGAGAACTGTGGTGTGGAGCACTTGGAAAGCAAAGTGTTCGACTTGGAAACAACTGTAGAGGAAACTGGGAAATCGGAACACGCGTCGGAGCTTAAAttcaagaaaggaaattctAGCTTGCACGATAGGAAAGAGGTACTGTCTCATGGTGTCGTGTCGTGTTTTCCTCAGTCGTTGACTGACCTTCCTCCTGCGTTAGTGTCTGAAATCCTCAACTGTCTTGACCCGAAAGAGTTGGGCATTGTTTCCTGCGTGTCTACACTTTTCCAGAGGCTTGCCTCCGAGCATTATGCTTGGAAGGAATTTTACCGCGAGCGCTGGGGCCTTCCGGGTGCCCCGGCATTGTTGGGCTCGGGATGTTCCAATGAAAAGTCATGGAAGGAGCTCTTTGTGGAGAGGAATTTTAGGAGTAGGACATTTATGGGACGTTATAACATTGAGTATTTGTATGGCCACACTGAAGCTGTACGGactgttttccttttggcttcGGCAAAACTTTTGTTCACGGCAGGTTATGATTCGACAGTTCGAATGTGGGACTTGGAAGAAGGGTTGTCTATATCGTCGTCTAGGCCTCTTGGTTGTACGATGAGAGCAGTCGCTGCTGATACGAAGCTGTTGGTTGCCGGGGGCACTGATGGCTTTATTCAATGTTGGAGGGCTGTTGAGGGAATTCCACACTTGTTTGACCTGAGGGGTCATCAGAGTCAAGATAGTGAATCCCGGCTTTGGGAGCATGTAGGAGCTGTTACGTCCCTTGCTTTGGATCTTTcaaagatttatagtggttcatgGGACATGACCGTGCGCATATGGGATCGCACTTCGCTGAAATGCTTGAGGGTCCTGAGGCACAGTGATTGGATCTGGGGACTTGTCCCTCATGATACCACCGTCGCCACATCATCAGGTTCAGATGTTTATGTTTGGGACATCAACAGTGGGACTTTGATGACTGTCATTCAGAATGCGCACAGTGGTAATGCTTATTCGTTGGCTAGAAGCCATACAGGAGATTTCCTTTTCACTGGTGGGGAAGATGGAGCCATACACATGTTTGAGATCAGTCACCTCATCGACCGTGATTTCTCCCACGTTGCTTCTTGGATTCCTCATTCAGGGCCTGTATATGCACTTGCATTTGAGTTTCCCTGGCTCGTTTCAGCTTCTGCTGATGGACAGCTTGCACTGGTTGATGTGAGAAAGTTGCTGAGAACTAAGAAAAGTACTTCTGCAAAGAAGATTTTGAAGACTGGTAGTGTGGACCGGACCAAAGTGGAGCCACCTCAGAGGATGCTCCATTGGTTTTCTAGCGATCTGTTCTCAGTGGACATTGGTGCAGATCGCATTGTGTGTGGCGGAGAGGAAGGAGTTGTTAGAATTTGGAACTTCTCGCAAGCTTTGGAAATCGAACGGAGGGCCCGTGCACTCAGAGGAATCCGACTGGAAAACAGGATGCGGCGGCGTAGGCTTCAAATAGAGATGAACAGTAAGGGTGGTAGGCTTCAAATAGAGATGAACAGTAAGTGTGGTCGGACTGATCAATGTTCCGTTGCAGCCAAGAACTCGGTAAATGGTGACAGGAACAGTGTTTGGCATAGCAAACGAGGTATGAGCGGCAAGCTGAAGGCATGA